The Pontibacter pudoricolor genome contains a region encoding:
- a CDS encoding phosphatidate cytidylyltransferase gives MGNKISGLSNLNQRIIIGVLGAALFVGSILVSEWTYFVLFLLLTIVGLLEFYRLAATQGIKPNKTLGAALGALFYILIFLIEKELVRSELLYLTLPLLGLVFVLELYRKQPQPFTNIAFTLLGVLYIALPFGLLHKLGYLNDTYNWQPILGLMLLIWASDTGAYIAGKNFGKRKLFPRISPGKTWEGWAGGMLLTLAVAYGLSVYFQDLALYQWLGIGIIVSIFGVFGDLVESMLKRSLDVKDSGTLLPGHGGILDRFDSLIIVIPFIVAFLQIF, from the coding sequence ATGGGCAATAAAATTTCGGGACTAAGTAACTTAAATCAGCGGATTATAATAGGAGTGTTGGGCGCCGCCTTATTTGTGGGCAGTATACTGGTTAGCGAGTGGACTTATTTCGTGCTTTTCCTGCTGCTGACTATAGTTGGGTTACTGGAATTTTACAGACTGGCTGCTACACAAGGCATTAAACCAAATAAAACATTAGGGGCAGCTTTAGGCGCTTTGTTCTATATCCTGATCTTCCTGATCGAGAAAGAACTTGTCCGGAGCGAGCTGCTTTACTTAACGCTACCGTTGCTGGGTCTTGTTTTTGTACTCGAACTATACCGCAAGCAGCCGCAACCTTTCACCAACATTGCATTTACCCTTTTAGGGGTACTTTATATTGCACTGCCTTTCGGGTTATTGCACAAATTAGGCTACCTGAACGATACGTACAACTGGCAACCCATACTGGGGCTTATGCTGCTGATCTGGGCTTCGGATACAGGGGCTTACATTGCCGGCAAGAACTTTGGTAAACGCAAACTTTTTCCGCGTATCTCGCCGGGCAAAACCTGGGAGGGCTGGGCTGGCGGCATGTTGCTTACCCTGGCAGTAGCCTATGGCTTATCGGTTTATTTTCAGGACCTGGCACTTTATCAGTGGTTGGGAATAGGCATTATAGTTTCAATCTTCGGCGTGTTCGGAGACCTGGTGGAATCGATGCTGAAGCGAAGCCTGGACGTGAAAGATTCGGGCACCTTATTGCCCGGGCACGGCGGCATTTTAGACCGTTTCGACAGCCTGATAATTGTTATTCCTTTTATAGTTGCCTTTCTTCAAATTTTCTAG
- a CDS encoding Glu/Leu/Phe/Val family dehydrogenase — translation MLYKEPAPIKDRENPFESMMSRFNIAAEVLGLDEETYNVLKSPTRQVIVNIPVTMDDGKVRVFEGYRVIHSTILGPSKGGIRYAPDVFLDEVKALAAWMTWKCAVVDIPYGGAKGGIICDPFTMSAGEIERLTRAYTSALADTFGPDQDIPAPDMGTGPREMAWLMDEYSKTKGSTVHAVVTGKPLVLGGSLGRVEATGRGVMVSAMAAMDKLGMDPSKSTAAIQGFGNVGAWAAKLMAERGVKILGVSDVSGAYWNDNGIDIEDAIEYKNAHNGRLEGYKGAELMDPEELLTSKVDVIIPAAVEDVITIKNVDKIQARLIVEGANGPTSYKADNIINEKGIMVVPDILANSGGVTVSYFEWVQNRMGFKWTLDRVNERAERIMNESFERVYAASQKYNVPMRIAAYIVAIDKVAMTYKYRGGF, via the coding sequence ATGTTATACAAAGAACCTGCACCGATCAAGGATAGGGAAAATCCGTTCGAATCGATGATGTCACGATTCAATATTGCCGCTGAAGTATTAGGGTTGGATGAAGAGACATATAACGTATTAAAATCGCCTACCCGCCAGGTAATCGTGAACATTCCTGTAACGATGGATGATGGCAAGGTACGTGTGTTCGAGGGTTACCGTGTAATACATTCTACTATACTTGGTCCTTCCAAAGGTGGTATACGGTATGCTCCGGATGTTTTCCTGGATGAAGTAAAGGCGCTTGCAGCCTGGATGACCTGGAAATGTGCGGTAGTAGACATCCCTTACGGTGGTGCAAAAGGCGGTATAATATGCGATCCTTTTACTATGTCGGCTGGTGAGATCGAGCGTTTAACAAGAGCTTATACGTCAGCACTGGCAGATACCTTTGGACCTGATCAGGACATTCCTGCACCGGACATGGGTACAGGCCCACGTGAAATGGCCTGGCTGATGGACGAATACTCTAAAACAAAAGGCTCTACAGTGCATGCTGTTGTTACAGGTAAGCCGCTTGTGTTAGGTGGTTCGCTTGGCCGCGTAGAGGCTACTGGCCGTGGCGTAATGGTATCGGCAATGGCTGCTATGGATAAACTGGGCATGGACCCTTCAAAATCTACTGCTGCCATCCAGGGTTTCGGTAACGTAGGCGCATGGGCTGCCAAGCTTATGGCTGAGCGCGGCGTTAAAATTCTTGGCGTAAGCGACGTAAGCGGCGCTTACTGGAACGATAACGGTATCGACATTGAAGATGCTATCGAGTACAAGAACGCACACAATGGTCGCCTGGAAGGTTACAAAGGAGCTGAACTGATGGACCCGGAAGAATTGCTAACTTCTAAAGTGGATGTAATTATTCCAGCTGCTGTAGAAGATGTGATCACGATAAAGAATGTTGATAAGATACAGGCTCGCCTTATAGTGGAAGGTGCAAACGGACCTACTTCATATAAAGCCGATAATATCATCAACGAAAAAGGCATTATGGTAGTGCCGGATATCCTGGCAAACTCTGGTGGTGTAACGGTGTCTTACTTTGAGTGGGTACAGAACCGCATGGGCTTTAAATGGACGCTGGACCGTGTAAATGAGCGTGCTGAGCGTATCATGAACGAGTCGTTTGAGCGTGTTTATGCCGCATCTCAGAAGTATAACGTACCAATGCGTATTGCCGCTTACATTGTAGCTATTGACAAGGTAGCCATGACGTACAAGTACCGCGGTGGCTTCTAA
- the dusB gene encoding tRNA dihydrouridine synthase DusB translates to MVKIANIELGEFPLLLAPMEDVSDPPFRKVCKANGADLMYTEFISSEGLIRDAAKSVQKLDIFDYERPIGIQIFGSDIESMREAAIVSSQAGPDLIDINYGCPVKNVACKGAGAALLRDVPKMVKMTEEIVKATNLPVTVKTRLGWDEDTKYIVETAERLQDIGIQALSIHGRTRVQMYKGEADWSLIAEVKNNPRMKIPIFGNGDIDSPQKALEYRNKYGVDGIMIGRASIGYPWIFNEIKHYMATGEMLPGPTLEERVEVCRQHFTHSLEWKGDKLGIFEMRRHYTNYFRGLPHFKPLRMKLVQSEDIQEIYDTLEEIAQTMSYAELES, encoded by the coding sequence TTGGTAAAGATAGCGAACATAGAGTTGGGCGAGTTCCCGTTACTGCTTGCACCGATGGAAGACGTGAGTGATCCGCCGTTCCGAAAAGTGTGCAAAGCCAATGGGGCCGACCTGATGTACACCGAGTTTATTTCCTCTGAGGGTTTGATACGCGACGCAGCTAAAAGTGTGCAGAAACTCGACATTTTTGATTACGAGCGTCCTATTGGCATCCAGATTTTCGGGTCTGATATTGAGTCGATGCGTGAGGCGGCTATCGTTTCGTCGCAGGCCGGCCCCGACCTGATAGATATCAACTATGGCTGCCCTGTAAAGAACGTAGCCTGCAAAGGTGCCGGTGCTGCCCTGCTGCGCGATGTCCCTAAAATGGTGAAGATGACCGAGGAAATTGTGAAAGCAACCAACCTGCCGGTTACCGTTAAAACCCGCCTCGGCTGGGATGAAGACACCAAGTATATAGTTGAGACTGCCGAACGTTTGCAGGACATTGGGATTCAGGCACTGAGTATACACGGCCGTACACGCGTGCAGATGTATAAAGGCGAAGCCGACTGGAGCCTGATAGCCGAAGTAAAAAACAACCCGCGGATGAAGATCCCCATCTTTGGCAACGGCGATATCGATTCTCCGCAGAAAGCACTGGAATACCGCAATAAATATGGAGTGGATGGCATTATGATTGGCCGTGCCAGCATCGGTTACCCGTGGATCTTTAACGAGATAAAACACTATATGGCAACCGGCGAGATGCTACCGGGACCAACGTTGGAAGAGCGTGTAGAGGTTTGCCGCCAGCACTTTACGCACTCCCTGGAGTGGAAAGGCGATAAACTGGGCATTTTTGAAATGCGCCGCCACTATACCAACTACTTCCGTGGATTGCCGCACTTTAAGCCGCTGCGCATGAAACTGGTGCAGTCTGAGGACATCCAGGAAATTTACGATACGCTGGAAGAGATAGCGCAGACGATGAGCTATGCGGAGTTAGAAAGTTAA
- a CDS encoding CPBP family intramembrane glutamic endopeptidase produces the protein MKGFIRKEPHPFYILLLLFAFMMAGYFVGSFIFAIIASVAFDFSLMQIPEIATNPLSHPNGRNIMLLLQGVIQFMSFVVGPLFMLRVLKYDVEPYLNWKMPVAPLLVLLAGVLMIIIMPANSVVINWNATMNFPDFMQGFEEWARAKEDELAELTKMIADFNDIPKLLIGILVIAVIPAIGEEIVFRGVLQKQLHRWTGSPHAAIWIAGLVFAAIHVQFFGFVPRAILGALFGYLYFWSGRISVPIVAHFFNNGFTVLMLYLQQTGAVDIDVESTEPMEWWSVLLSVVLSGAVLYYLYSEFKKVPPRTNPLPETIAESGV, from the coding sequence ATGAAAGGTTTCATCCGTAAAGAGCCACATCCATTTTATATACTGCTTCTGCTGTTTGCTTTTATGATGGCAGGCTATTTTGTTGGTAGTTTTATCTTCGCCATTATCGCCAGCGTCGCCTTCGATTTCAGCCTGATGCAGATACCGGAAATAGCAACAAACCCGCTGTCGCACCCGAACGGGCGCAATATTATGCTGCTGCTGCAGGGCGTAATACAGTTTATGTCGTTTGTGGTAGGGCCGTTGTTTATGCTGCGGGTTTTAAAATATGACGTGGAGCCTTACCTGAACTGGAAAATGCCGGTTGCCCCATTACTGGTATTGTTAGCTGGCGTGCTGATGATCATAATTATGCCTGCCAACTCGGTTGTCATAAACTGGAACGCTACCATGAACTTCCCGGATTTTATGCAGGGGTTTGAGGAGTGGGCACGCGCCAAAGAAGACGAACTGGCCGAACTTACCAAAATGATTGCCGATTTTAATGATATTCCGAAGCTGTTGATAGGCATATTGGTAATTGCGGTTATACCTGCCATCGGCGAAGAAATTGTGTTCCGAGGAGTTTTGCAAAAGCAACTGCACCGCTGGACGGGCAGCCCACACGCCGCTATCTGGATTGCCGGATTAGTATTTGCAGCCATTCACGTACAGTTTTTCGGGTTTGTGCCACGCGCTATATTGGGTGCCTTGTTCGGATATTTATATTTCTGGTCGGGCCGCATAAGCGTGCCTATAGTTGCCCACTTCTTTAACAATGGCTTTACCGTGCTGATGCTTTATTTGCAGCAAACCGGCGCTGTCGATATCGATGTAGAGTCTACGGAGCCGATGGAATGGTGGAGTGTGTTGCTGTCTGTGGTTTTAAGCGGAGCGGTGCTGTATTACCTGTATAGTGAGTTTAAAAAGGTGCCGCCGCGCACCAACCCGCTTCCTGAAACTATAGCTGAATCTGGAGTATAG